CTTTTTCCTTTTCTTCGTCCACTGTTTCTCTAGATGGTCCTGCATGATCCGGTGGACCAGCATCCTCAGGTGGTCCTTGTGCAAGTACTGAACCGAAACTCAATAATGAAATTGCTAATACTATTGCTAGTATCTTCTTCATAAAGTTACACCTCCAAGTTATGTTTTAAAATTAATGATTTAATTAATTTACCGAGTTTACTGTACTTCTTCCAAATCTTCTTCTGCTTCACTCCATCTTTCCTGGAAATTTTCAAATATCAATTCATAAATCTTCCATTCTTCATCAACTTTGTGTAGCTCTACCTTTTCATCATAACTGATTACATCTACATCCTCGAGGATCTCTGTTAATAGCTCATCTGCTCTTTCTTCAATTTCAGCATCATTTGCACCCTCTTCATACATTTCCCACAGTTCCAGAGTAGCTTCGTCATAATATCTTTCTACGGCTTCTTTTAGGTCTGGCTTAGTAAGTAGGATATCTACTATAGCGGTATCATTTTGAATCTCATAGCCAGCAGCTTCAATTTTAAGCCTTTCGTCTATAGCCTCTTCTGTTTCTTCCATGCCATCCATATCCACATCCATGCCGATTATCTCACTAACTCTATCATCAACTACTTTCTTTTTTGCATCATCTAGTTCACCATCTTTATATAGTTCCCAAAAATCATTCACAACATCTGCCGGGCTATCTGGCATATTTAAGGCTATATCTATTTCACCGGTTTCTTCATGATAATCTACACTGTCTCCAAGGATTTCACTTACAAATCTAAGGGGGACCATTGTTCTTTCTTCTATAATCTTAGATGGCACTTCAATCTCATAAATATCTCCATCCACCTCTACTTCTTCTTCGCCTGCTATCATCTCAATAAGTTTGTCGTCTCTTTCAATAACAACTTTTCTCTCTTCATCGATCCATTCTACATCTGCGTCTAATGCTTCGCTTACAGCCCTGAGAGGTATAAGGGTTCTATCTTCTTCTATCATTGGCGGCACGTCAAAGCTTACCTGTTGCCCTCTGACAAAGATTTTGTCTTCTAAAGGAAGGCCATCTCTTTGTTGTGCAATTTCTTGGTTTTGTCTAAATTCTTCAATTTGTGCTAGTCTCTCATCCCTCCTTTCCTGCATCTCTTCTGTCATGTTTTCCTGATTAGCAAGGCCTTCTGTAAAAGCTATACTGGTAAATGCAAATAATACTAGAACTGAAATTAATATAATGCTTTTGTTTTTCAACTTCTCTCCCACCTTCTTTAATGTTTTTTAGATTGTAAAATCTATACATGAAAAGGGTTAATTACCCTTTATATTAACAATGCGTTTCTTGTTTAAAATTTTGGGGGCTCGAAATCAATTTTTTATTAAAAAATTGATGGAGAATAACTCTTCTTATAATATTATTAAACTTCTTGTCAAAATGAAAGTATCTATGTGCCTAAGTTCTGGTAAGATGGTCTGCTACAATAGTCTGTAATTACCGGGTCAAATTTCTTAATTATCGTCAAGAATTTAGATTATTATATATTCTCTATTGAAAATTCATTTGGGAACGAAAGCGGGTATAGAGTTTTTGGCAGTGATAATATAAGTATTTTGATGACTTCACCATGGACAACCCTGATAGATTTGTCTTTGATCTAAAAGATATCTCCTTAAGCAATGAGATAGAAGAAGAGATAGCAGTAAACTCTAATACCGCTAAAAGAATTAGGACTGGCGAGAGAAGTGAAGATAACACTTTGATAATTTGGATTTGATTATGATATTGACTTCCTTATTTATTTACAGTGATAATATAAAATACCCATCTAAAAAAAAAGAAATACCCCGACGCAAAATAAACATAAAACATACGCCGGGGTATAAATTCATTTAATCTTCCATTTTCCTTTCTTCTATTCTTGTACAAATTCAGGCTCTAAAAGTCCAATGTCTCCATTATTTCTAGTTCTGTTAGCCTCTACTTCAAATCTTAAAACACCTTCAAGGTCAAGTTCTACTTCTACAGGTTCAGTTATATCAGATGCAATAGGACCTGTATCATGTATTTCTTCACCATCAGCGTAAAATCTGAATGAACCAATGTTATCATCTGCTTCTCTATTATTCCAATCTTTATGTGGTGCAATCACAGCAGTAAAGTTATCATATTGGCCATCTAGGTTATATTCTTTAACAATTTCTTTACCTTGGATACCTTCGGTTGACCAATAGTAACCATTTCGATAAGTTTCTCCGATATTAGTTTCAAATATTTCTCTAGAACCGTTGTCTATCTGGTACCACCAACTATCACCTTCATATGTATGAGTTGTCATATCCTTCATACGTGTAACTTCTCCACCTGGAACATCGCCTATATAAATACTTTGATCTGAACCATCCCAACTTACATTTTCGTCAAGTGCTTCTGATACAAAGCGTAATGGTACATAAGTTGTTCCTTCATAAATAAATGGATCTTCTTCTGGCTGTTGTTCAACACCATCTACATAAATTTTAATGTTGTTGTAAATTACCTCAAGACTTTCTTTTGCATTTCCTGCAAAAACTGTTGAAACAAATACCATACTTATTAAAACAAATAAAACTCCCATAAGAAAACCTTTACCTTTTTCTTTTGAAAACAAAAAAATCCCTCCTTATAAATTTGGATTAGTTTATTATAAATTTATTATTTATTAAAATGCTTGAGACCCAACTCTGGTTCTATTTTTAGATTATTCATCCAAAAATGAGTCTCCCATCTAACGACAGCCTCATTTTATATTAATAAATTCTATACCCTAGTATAATTTTCCTTTCAACTATTATAAAAATCATAAATATCTGTATCATATTACGTATTTTCCTCTACAACTTCTCTATCAATTATTACCCAATTATCATCTTGTCTTTCTAGTCTTGTCTCCATGACTAAATCAGCTTCCTTTGCACCATGGCCAGAATAAGTACGGTAAGTCACAACTGCTTCGCTAGAACCTTTTTCCAAAACTTCTACATCATGTACGCCAACAAAAATATTGCCTCTTGGTACTATCCCTCCCATTTCCTCACTCCATATATCCTCTGTCAAAAACTCTGCATAATCCTCATCCCAACCGGTCCTAAAAATTTCATACACTTCTTCTCCAGACTCAGGCGATTTTTCTGCAACCTTGCTTTCTAAGTCGTAAGCGTATTCAAGAGCCTCCACCAGTTCTTCATCATCCGCCACTTCTTCACCAAAATATAATTCTACTACTAAGTCCTCACTGACGGTCACTTCTATATCTTTATCTAAGTACTCTTCATTATTTATAATCCACTTATCAAAACTCCAGCCTTCTTTTGGCTCTGCTTCTAAAGCAATTGTTTCCCCTTTATCCTTTTCAAAAATTTCATCATCTGGATAAAAGGTTCCCTCGCCAGATTCTATAGATATCTCTATTTCTTTTTGGGCTATTTCATCTTTTTCATCAGTTTTATCTTGTTCTTCAGTCTCTTCAACTTCCTTTTTGGCTTCTTTTGTCTTTTCACCATCTCCTTCTTCCCCACATCCAACCAAGAAAACAGTTCCTACAATTAAAACTAAAAAAAGTGACAAAATATGTAATATACCAATATAAGGTTTAATTAAGCTTAAGCTTTTCATGCTTAGTTCCCCCTTCTTTTTTTCATAATATCTATTATTACTTTTTTGTCTTACTTTTCTTTATTTCTTCAATTATCTAGCAACTCCTTCCAAATATTTATTCTTAAAACACAAAAGTAAGTCCTTTACTATCGCTTAGATGTTTTCGCACGTTTGTTCGTCTATATTAATGATACCACATCATGCACTTAATTGGAAGTGTTTAATTACACAATTTGAATTCACAATTTATCCTAAAAAAAGCCCCGTCAACAAGTCAAACGAACTTTCATACAAAGTTATAGGAAGCAGGGGACCGGTTCTCACGGTTCTCAGAAGCAGGGTACCGGTTCTCCTGCTTCCTAGAGTTATGGTTAATTTCTTCTATATTTTCTACTATCTTTACTTTATATCCCAAAAGTATAAAAATTAATAAACTTCAAGTACTCCATCAACACATTCCTAGCCTGTCTTCTATCCTGCCACCATCTATCAGGTTCAAAAGGATCATAAGGACTTGGAGTAGATATTACCTCAACCCTGTCATAAATGCCAGCATTAGAAAATCCCTCTTCAAAGATAAGTCTTGCCCTGTTGGAATGAAACTCTGAAGTGACAAGTAAAATTTTCTGTGTCAAGTCATCCTCAGATAATTCATTATCAAGGGATTCATCTGTATACTCATCCAAGGTCGCATCTTCCAAATACTTAGCTATCTCTCTTGCCTCCTCTTCGGTACTATCAACTTTTCCCGGAAGAATCTTCACATCATCTTCTTCTACACCTAACTGAAGAGCTGCTTCCTTATTAATATATACACTAGATGGTAGATCAAGGTCTAGTTCTTCTATTAATTCATAGTTTGTAAAGCTTTTACTCTCTACCATTAAGATTGTATCGGCATAGCCATCCATGTATAGATCGGCTCCGTGTACTATCCTATCAGGTATCCCGCCTTGAAGAACTACTATGTACGAGGCATCTACAGGTTCTTCTTGTTTAAGCAATACACTTCCAATAGAGATCAATATATTTTCTAGAAATATAAGGGTAAGCAAGATTATAATTAGTATAAAAGCAGTAATCCCTGCCAAAACAGGACGTTTTCTAGGAAAATTTTTGATATTTTGAATTAGATTTTTCATAGTACAAACCCACTTTCTAGCTTTAATCTGCCTTTTTCATCAACATATAGTGGAGTTTTCATTCCTTTGGGTTTATCTCCTTGCCAGTTGGCATGCCGTTTTTTTGTAATTCTACAATTTCTTTTGAAACCCTTCTCAAGATAAATCTTATTTCAACCGTGGCATACAACAGAAAAAAGGGAAGCAGGAGAACCGTCCCCCTGCTTTCTTTCTTCTTTTCTGCTCCTTCCTACTAATATACAATTGTGACTTGTTCTTCTACTGGATCCCAGGTTACCTCTGCGCCAAATACGTCCTGGCTGAAGTATCTTACGGGTAGATAAGTTCTTTCTGCTTCTTCGTCAAGGTATGGGGTTACATCCATTTCTTTTTCTTCACCGTTTACGGTGTAGGTTGTTTCGTCTAATTTGAAGATAACAACATGCTCATCTTCACCCTCACCAGTAGTAATGGTAATGGATCTGTCTGCTCCATCGTATTTTACTTGAGCTTCAAAGGCCTCCATTATAGCTCTAATGGGAAGATAGGTTCTGTCATTTCTGATGAAAGGTTCTACATCACTGAATTCAAATTCTTCTCCATCAATTGTATAGGTTTTACTTCCTATGGTAATCACCATGGTTTTTGTAGTTGATTTCACTTCTTCTTGAAAAACTACTTCAAACTCCACAGCGTTACCTTCTTCAGTTACTACTTCTATTCTGTAAGTTCCAAAATCTCTTACCTTAACTTCAAAGCTTGCTTTACCATCTTTAAAGTCTTTCTTGTTTAAAATATCAATTTTGTCTTCTTCCTGGGTAAACACATCATATTCTTCATCTTCTCTACCTTCATCTATGGTTCTATAACCATCTCTATCTCTCATTATTAGGGTTACAAAAGCATTTTTTTCTCCGTCTATTACATCAATTACTGCTTCGATATGATCTAATTCTCTACCCACATAGAAGGTAGCGCTGTCTCTAAAACCATCGTCGTGCACTGCTGTAATGATTGTTTCACCCTGGCTTCTAGGGTTAATATGACCTTCATCTCTATTAACAGTAGCAACAGAGTTTCTGCTAGAGCTAAATCTAATCTCTCCACCGTATTTGTAGTCTTTTTCCATGCCTTTGTCATCAACCAAAGTTACTTCTGCTGCGTTTTCAAACTCGCTTTCACTTCTAAGAGCTACCTCAGGGTTTAGCTCTAATCTGATCTCGACAAGCTCACCGAATTCTGCTGCCATGATTGTGGTGTATGCTCTCTGAGTGGTTCCGGCGATATTTCCTCTTACTTCATATTTACCTTCTGCATCGCTTCCTAACTCGTCTTCAATCTTTGAGTAGTCAACTTCTACATAGAACATCTCTTCATCATCGCACCAAAAGTCCCTGTAATTATTTTGTCTACCAACTATCTCATCACCGATGTCACCTGCGCCGTATATATTACCCTTTGGGTCTACTACTCTAAAGCCAAATATATCATCCCAGTCATAACCAGCACTTAGACCTCTTGTGGCAGATATTAGGCTGCCATAGTCGGTGTTGCCATACTCATCTGCTATCTCGAAGTATACTCTAAAAGTATCATCCTCTATATTGTGAAATCCACTTGCTTTCTCAGCCTTAATGCTATCTGCATCACCAGGGAATACAGAGACAGTTATCACATCATAAAACAGATGTTTTTGATTTATTTTATCACTATCTACACTATTATCGTGATAGTCGTTAGCTCTTCTCCAGGTACCAGCCACTGCGCGAAGTTCGTATTTTCCTTCTTTCTCAATATCAAATCTTACCTTAGCTTCGCCGTCTCTGTTGGTTTTTACTGTGTCGATTTTTTTCCAGCCTTTGTCCCAGTCTTTGCTGCTACTTTTTTCTCTAATTTCGAAAACTACGTTTTCTCCTTCTACTTCCCAGCCAGTACCTCTATAGCCTGAAGATACAACTCTTCTATCATCATATGCTGTTGCTTTAAGCTCGATGTCTTTACCGGCTTTGATCCAGCCATCGTCAACACCGCTGTTTACTTTGTCTACTTCTAGCTCGATATAGGCTATATCTTCCTTTGAACCAACATTAATTGTGGCACTGTCGATTCTGCGTCTTTCGCCCTGATCTTTGTAAAAACCCACATCAACTTCATCTGGTACAGTTGTTACTATCTCTAGTTCTACATCCCCTCTATTGTTCTCGACAACCACGAAGTACTCGTTAGCCTTAGCATCATTAACATTGAAGCCCTCACCGTGATAGTCATTATTATATTTATTTACGTCATTTCGATCTTCTAGGTGAAGTATCGCTACTATATCGCCTGCATCTTCATCAATGTATGATGCATCTCCACTTAAGATTACATAAAACATAATATGCCCATTCTCATCACCTTCAAATCTATTGCCATCAGTAACGCGAAATCTTAACTCAAATTCTGAAACCTCGTCAACTTTTACGTTTTCGTCATAGTTTCTGATTCCACTTGCAGCAATACTGTAGCCAAATGGGCTTACAGGCTCTTCTTCAACAGCTACAACAGCCTCTACATCGCGAGGAGAACCACTCCAACCATCAGGTAATTCCAGTACGCCTACTGCATTGTAATCCCCCGCCTGATTAGCATTGTAGTCTGTTATGCTCCAGGTGATGGTCGCTTCTCCTTCTTCTCCCCCTGCTCCTGTAACATCAACTGTACCTGCCAACTCTTCTATTGCGTCAGCTTCTTCAGTGCCGAATGGAACTGAAATGTCAAAGTCTACCTCTTCTGTTGATTCATATTGGATACCTTCTGCTAACACAACCCCGCTAAACAATGTGAACACCATTACTACTGATAACAACATAGATAGTATTTTTTTGTTTTTCATTTTCATTTTTCATCTAGCTCCTTTAAGTATTTTG
The Natranaerofaba carboxydovora genome window above contains:
- a CDS encoding stalk domain-containing protein — its product is MFSKEKGKGFLMGVLFVLISMVFVSTVFAGNAKESLEVIYNNIKIYVDGVEQQPEEDPFIYEGTTYVPLRFVSEALDENVSWDGSDQSIYIGDVPGGEVTRMKDMTTHTYEGDSWWYQIDNGSREIFETNIGETYRNGYYWSTEGIQGKEIVKEYNLDGQYDNFTAVIAPHKDWNNREADDNIGSFRFYADGEEIHDTGPIASDITEPVEVELDLEGVLRFEVEANRTRNNGDIGLLEPEFVQE
- a CDS encoding YdcF family protein; this encodes MKNLIQNIKNFPRKRPVLAGITAFILIIILLTLIFLENILISIGSVLLKQEEPVDASYIVVLQGGIPDRIVHGADLYMDGYADTILMVESKSFTNYELIEELDLDLPSSVYINKEAALQLGVEEDDVKILPGKVDSTEEEAREIAKYLEDATLDEYTDESLDNELSEDDLTQKILLVTSEFHSNRARLIFEEGFSNAGIYDRVEVISTPSPYDPFEPDRWWQDRRQARNVLMEYLKFINFYTFGI
- a CDS encoding copper amine oxidase N-terminal domain-containing protein, with amino-acid sequence MKMKNKKILSMLLSVVMVFTLFSGVVLAEGIQYESTEEVDFDISVPFGTEEADAIEELAGTVDVTGAGGEEGEATITWSITDYNANQAGDYNAVGVLELPDGWSGSPRDVEAVVAVEEEPVSPFGYSIAASGIRNYDENVKVDEVSEFELRFRVTDGNRFEGDENGHIMFYVILSGDASYIDEDAGDIVAILHLEDRNDVNKYNNDYHGEGFNVNDAKANEYFVVVENNRGDVELEIVTTVPDEVDVGFYKDQGERRRIDSATINVGSKEDIAYIELEVDKVNSGVDDGWIKAGKDIELKATAYDDRRVVSSGYRGTGWEVEGENVVFEIREKSSSKDWDKGWKKIDTVKTNRDGEAKVRFDIEKEGKYELRAVAGTWRRANDYHDNSVDSDKINQKHLFYDVITVSVFPGDADSIKAEKASGFHNIEDDTFRVYFEIADEYGNTDYGSLISATRGLSAGYDWDDIFGFRVVDPKGNIYGAGDIGDEIVGRQNNYRDFWCDDEEMFYVEVDYSKIEDELGSDAEGKYEVRGNIAGTTQRAYTTIMAAEFGELVEIRLELNPEVALRSESEFENAAEVTLVDDKGMEKDYKYGGEIRFSSSRNSVATVNRDEGHINPRSQGETIITAVHDDGFRDSATFYVGRELDHIEAVIDVIDGEKNAFVTLIMRDRDGYRTIDEGREDEEYDVFTQEEDKIDILNKKDFKDGKASFEVKVRDFGTYRIEVVTEEGNAVEFEVVFQEEVKSTTKTMVITIGSKTYTIDGEEFEFSDVEPFIRNDRTYLPIRAIMEAFEAQVKYDGADRSITITTGEGEDEHVVIFKLDETTYTVNGEEKEMDVTPYLDEEAERTYLPVRYFSQDVFGAEVTWDPVEEQVTIVY
- a CDS encoding stalk domain-containing protein, with the translated sequence MKNKSIILISVLVLFAFTSIAFTEGLANQENMTEEMQERRDERLAQIEEFRQNQEIAQQRDGLPLEDKIFVRGQQVSFDVPPMIEEDRTLIPLRAVSEALDADVEWIDEERKVVIERDDKLIEMIAGEEEVEVDGDIYEIEVPSKIIEERTMVPLRFVSEILGDSVDYHEETGEIDIALNMPDSPADVVNDFWELYKDGELDDAKKKVVDDRVSEIIGMDVDMDGMEETEEAIDERLKIEAAGYEIQNDTAIVDILLTKPDLKEAVERYYDEATLELWEMYEEGANDAEIEERADELLTEILEDVDVISYDEKVELHKVDEEWKIYELIFENFQERWSEAEEDLEEVQ